One uncultured Carboxylicivirga sp. genomic window, TTACCAATTAACTGACTTCCTTCTTACAGGCATAGTCATACATCTGGCACCACCTCCACCACGAGCCAACTCTGAACCTCCAATAGTAACCACATATTTTTCGTAATCAGTAAGATTGATATTATTTTCAATCACATCGATGGCTTTAATAATTTCGTAGCCATTCTTATTCATTTCTTCCATAGTATAAACATTACGGGCATATCCCATAACTTTTCCAGGAGCAATGGCAAAGAAATTAGCTCCACTGTGCCATTGTTCGCGCTCCTGAATCCACATATCAGAAGAACCACCACAAGAAATGGGTTTCAAATCCATTCCCAATTCCTTAAGACACGAAAGCAGGTTATCTTTCTTTTCGATCGATACTACTTCCCCATTGTCTAAACTAATTAAGATTGTACCATATCGGTTTAATTTCATAATCAACGGTTCATAAACCATACAGGCGTCTTTATCCAAAAGGGTAAAAACCATATCGAGGTGTATGAACGATTCAGGTTCACCCGGAAGCTGTTGGACAACTATGTATCTTTTGTCCTTTTTTTGCTTCATCTGATTGACAATAAAATCAATGCCCTGAGATGACGTTCGTGCACTGTTTCCAATAATTAGTATATCTTCTCTTGCAATAAGCACATCCCCACCTTCAATGGTTGTTTCAGCACCAATATTATAATAACTATTAGGATTGACTGACTCTGCCTTAATTTGATTAGAATGATTAAAGATGGCTTCCATCAATATTGCTTCACGTTCTCTTACCTTATTTGCCATTTTAGAAACCAGAACTTTATTGTAAATACTGACACTGGCATCTCGGGTAAAAAAGAAATTATGTAAAGGTCGCAGTGCATAACGTTCGTCAGACAAGAAAGTAGTGAGGGAATTTTTTTGCAAATCAACACCCTCTATTAATTGCCTTGCCAATTCGGGAGTCGGCAAATCCAGTAAGAACTCCTTCATGTTCAGGACCTGTTCATAAGTACATATCTTTTCAATCAGTCCCAATCTTATTTTAGGTTGATCAAGTATGTCTGTCAGTAAGTCTTTAACCTGAAATGTTTGTGTTACTTTCTCTAAAACACCAGCCAGCTGCTTATATTCCTCTACAGCAACTGACAAGTTCAAGATGTCACTATAAAGAGCTCTTTCTGCATTTGTTGGAGTCATATTTTCAACCTCTTTTCCAGGGGTATGCAAAATAACACCTTCTAATTCGCCTATTTCTGAATAAACACCCTTTTCAATGGTCTTCGTCATGGCAAAACAGTTTAATTTTTAGTATTTGTTTCTTCTTCTATCAACAAAAATATAAACCCTAACTCAGATTCAAAACGATAGTGATTAACTTCATGTTTTAAATTATTAAATCATTAGAAAGAAGGCGAAAAATTAAAAGATAATGGAGCCTGCAAAGGCAACTCTTCTTTAAATCTTTTTTTGCTCCATTCTTCCATCAACCCTTGCTGATATTTTTTGGCCCTTAGTCCATCATTAAGCATTAAAGCTGCTTTCAATTTATCATCTTTAAAATATAACCAGCGCTTTACTCCTTTTTCATCTTCCTTCACAATTTCGTACTCTTCAGGAACTAACTTCTCATATTCAGCCGAGAATAAAAATAAATTAAACACCTCTGTTTTTAAACGATAAGGTGGTAAAGTATGCTTCTCCTTCTTCTCGTAAAGGTTTAATGCAGCCAGTTTACCCTGATGCTCCGCAGCGTGCCACAGGCCTGTTATGATGCCACTATGATGCTGAGCAACATCACCAGCTGCCAGAATATCTTCATTGGAAGTATGCATCCATTCATCAACAATAATTCCTTTCTCAGTCATCAGTCCCGCACTTTTCGCTAACTGTATATTTGGTAACGTACCTGTACTGCTTACAATTTCATCAAATTCAATTATATCACCTCTTAATTTGGTTGTGAAATGATCTCCTACCCTTTCAACAGAATTTACCGATACCCCTGAGTACAATTGAACACCTCGTTTTAACATTGCTTCCTCCAACGGTTGTATAAATTCATGCGGAAACAATTTCTGAAGGGGATACTTCATACGACTCGCAAGAATCACTTCTTTCCCTTTTCGAATGAGCTGATCGGCAGTTTCGATACCCTCGACTCCACCTCCTACAATCAAAAATCTTTTTTTATTATTGGCAACTTCTAATAATCGCTCAACATCCGACGCATTTTGAACCGAATGCATGTCTGCAGGCTCTATACCCGAAATACGAGGAATAACCGACCCAGCTCCAGTTGCCAATAAAAGTTTATTGTATCCAATTGGATCTGTTTCTTCGAAAAGGATTTGTTTATTTTGAGCATCAATTGATGTCGCCCATGTATTTAATAATTCTACATTATTGTTTTGATACCATGCTTTATCTGCAATAATAAAGTCATCTTTATCAAAACCTCGAACCATGTTTTTATTGATTTTGGTTCTTTTGTAAGGTAAACGATCTTCTCCGTAGATCAATAAAACGGTATCATTAATTCCTGTTTCCCTAAGGGTTCTGATGAAGCTAATTGAGGCTATACTTCCCCCAATAACAACTATAGGATATTTCTTACTATTCATATTTAAAGATTATTCACTTTGTTACAATGTCTAGTTTCATAACAAACCATGGCCAATAGAGTTGAAAAATCCTTTAAGAATTCTAATAACACAATCTGAATCCGTTTTGCAACCAATTCACTTCAATCTAAAATTATTTAAATTGAATGCCTCTCAAAAAATGATTTATCCAATAAAATAATAAGCAAAGGGCACAAAATGAGTTACTAGTGCAGTAGACCTTAATTGTCAGTTGTTAAACTATGTTGAATATACTATATAAAATTCATTATTTGTTAAATTTGAAAAAACGATAAGAATGAAACATATATTATTAATTACTTTTTTGCTATTCGCAATACTTTCACCCGCTTTACCTCAATTTGATTTAAACACCCCTGTTCCCTTGGATTCTGCAATTCGAACCGGAGTTTTAAAAAATGGTTTAACGTATTACATTAGACACAACGAGGAACCAAAGGAAAGAGCAAGTTTTTATATTATCCAAAATGTAGGAGCCATACTTGAAGATGATAACCAAAATGGTTTAGCTCACTTTTTAGAGCACATGGCCTTTAATGGCACTAAGAACTTTCCTGACAAAGGCATTATCAACAACCTTGAAAGACATGGTGTTGCTTTTGGCAGAAATATTAATGCCTAC contains:
- a CDS encoding arginine deiminase family protein produces the protein MTKTIEKGVYSEIGELEGVILHTPGKEVENMTPTNAERALYSDILNLSVAVEEYKQLAGVLEKVTQTFQVKDLLTDILDQPKIRLGLIEKICTYEQVLNMKEFLLDLPTPELARQLIEGVDLQKNSLTTFLSDERYALRPLHNFFFTRDASVSIYNKVLVSKMANKVREREAILMEAIFNHSNQIKAESVNPNSYYNIGAETTIEGGDVLIAREDILIIGNSARTSSQGIDFIVNQMKQKKDKRYIVVQQLPGEPESFIHLDMVFTLLDKDACMVYEPLIMKLNRYGTILISLDNGEVVSIEKKDNLLSCLKELGMDLKPISCGGSSDMWIQEREQWHSGANFFAIAPGKVMGYARNVYTMEEMNKNGYEIIKAIDVIENNINLTDYEKYVVTIGGSELARGGGGARCMTMPVRRKSVNW
- a CDS encoding FAD-dependent oxidoreductase — encoded protein: MNSKKYPIVVIGGSIASISFIRTLRETGINDTVLLIYGEDRLPYKRTKINKNMVRGFDKDDFIIADKAWYQNNNVELLNTWATSIDAQNKQILFEETDPIGYNKLLLATGAGSVIPRISGIEPADMHSVQNASDVERLLEVANNKKRFLIVGGGVEGIETADQLIRKGKEVILASRMKYPLQKLFPHEFIQPLEEAMLKRGVQLYSGVSVNSVERVGDHFTTKLRGDIIEFDEIVSSTGTLPNIQLAKSAGLMTEKGIIVDEWMHTSNEDILAAGDVAQHHSGIITGLWHAAEHQGKLAALNLYEKKEKHTLPPYRLKTEVFNLFLFSAEYEKLVPEEYEIVKEDEKGVKRWLYFKDDKLKAALMLNDGLRAKKYQQGLMEEWSKKRFKEELPLQAPLSFNFSPSF